The DNA sequence ATtggaataagaaaaaaaattaaaccttATAACTGTCACTTCAAACAATACATTTTTGTCTGTTGCAACTTagttatattgaaatttaattattttgaactCTACATGCTACATCATTTGCCCTCTTTAAACGATATGAACTATTCATAGCCATATACCTCCCTAATATAAATACCATTTTATCTGGAGTTTGAGCTTCAATTGTGATTccaaattatcaaattcaaatataaataattaaacttggGCTTCTGAGGTgttcatttaaatatttttgaatggTGTTTTTCGTCTCTTGTATTTCACATTTGTGAgcatattaaatatagaacCACGTCCATGTATTTACTCAAAGTAACAGATATGAATGTATAGTAACTGTTCTCATCGGTGATTTGGTTTTACAAAAACATAACAGATGTTGCTCACTAGGCCCATGTATCCAAATCTCTGACATGTTGACTTAATGATCACGATCTGTGTCATCCAGAATGTCACAGAAGGTGTTCCCATAACCAATTAGTCATGGAGTTGATAACTAGCTTTTTGTCTTTCGCAATGGAAGGGTATTTTATGCAAGATAGATCAGTTTGGCATCAAAAAATTTTACATGATTAATAGTTAGTTGCTGAGTAGATTGTCTTGTAATATCTGGTGAAGGAAATTGTTACATTTAGTCACTTACACAACATATGCATTTAGAATTAGATATGGATATGTCTATGAGCGCAAAACTAAGTTGTATCCTTTGTAGTGCTATGCAGCATGGTTCGGTGCAATCCCAGGTCTTAAGGTACTAACTCCTTATTCATCAGAAGATGCTCGTGGTCTGCTTAAGGCTGCAATAAGGGATCCAGATCCCGTTGTCTTCCTGGAAAATGAGTTGCTGTGAGTACTACTACTTTGGTACTAATGCTTTTAGTGTGCTCCTGAACTAATGCTAATTTTCTGGgggattaattatttatgtacaGGTATGGTGAATCATTTCCTGTTTCGGCTGAAGTCCTCGACTCCAGTTTCTGTCTTCCTATTGGGAAAGCCAAGGTACAGTATGCCTCTCTATAATATCATGTGCTTACGGTTTGCAGCTTAGTGATTATTTATTCAAAGTTTGTTAACTTTTTGGCAGATAGAACGAGAAGGAAAGGATGTAACTATCACTGCTTTCTCGAAGATGGTTGGCTATGCTCTTCAGGTCTGTCATTATTTGTTAAATGCATTTTGGATGTTTAATTCCTAGGAGTGTGAAGAAGTCCGGTCCAACTGTACAGATCAGTGTATAAATTCTTAACCCATTTGTATTCCTCTTAATCAAATGTGCACAGGCTGCTGACATTCTTGCAAAAGACGGAATCAGTGCCGAGGTAACTAAAATGTTTCAATAGATCCCATTTATACCTTCTTACAGAGAGTGAAGTTGGAATTACAACTATGTTGGGGCTCCTTTTGCATGTGCAGGTGATAAATCTTCGCTCAATCCGCCCACTTGATAGAGCTGCGATAAATGCTTCGGTTAGGAAAACAAACAGGCTGGTGACTGTTGAGGAAGGATTCCCTCAACATGGTGTTGGTGCTGAGATCTGGTATTTAATTGACCCCCTCTCTCCCTCTTTAACTCAGTCCTATCCCTTCAAGCCTtaatggagtacttattttatGATTCCTTTTGGCTCTTCAGCGCATCTGTTCTTGAAGATAGTTTTGAGTATCTCGATGCAGCTGTTGAGAGGATTTCAGGGGCTGATGTTCCTATGCCATATGCTGCAAATCTTGAGAGGATGGCTGTCCCACAGGTATACCTATCTTCTCTCTTCTtggacttttgattttttttattgcttagCTTTATTTGAGTAAAGTTAATTGCTGTCACAGAGACAGAGAACTGACCAAATATTTTCTTGTGTATAATTGATCAACATCCCTAGTGCCGTCAACTAGTACGTGCCACAGAAAATATGCTTGTTTCTAGTCAAGATTATTTGGTTTGTAGGTGTAAAAAAGGCTCAATGGCCTACCAGATTTTAAGACAATGGCTAGTTAAACTAAGGAAATATCCATACTTtgttttttaccttttttttaatcaatccTTGTTGCTAATTCAATAGCTGTGGAGTATCTGATATTGGCCGTGTTTGTCAGGTCGAGGACATTGTCCGTGCAGCAAAGAGGGCTTGTTACAGATCAACTGCTTTGGCCGCAACGGCTTAGAGGATGGGATCACCGGAGCGCTTCACTCtacattacattttttacatACGTTTCCCTCCCTTGCCTGGAATAAGTTCATGTAATTCACAATACCGTAGAGGCTTAACAAGTCTACGTTGAAAGCCTCGTTGTTGAGGAGCTTCGTATGCTTTATTTTGTGACAATTTCTTGATACTCAGCCAAAC is a window from the Salvia hispanica cultivar TCC Black 2014 chromosome 1, UniMelb_Shisp_WGS_1.0, whole genome shotgun sequence genome containing:
- the LOC125201882 gene encoding pyruvate dehydrogenase E1 component subunit beta-1, mitochondrial; this translates as MLGVLRSKVACRANHALGLEQGLRAIASRAFSSSAKETMTVRDALNSALDEEMSADPKVYVMGEEVGEYQGAYKITKGLLDKYGPERVLDTPITEAGFAGIGVGSAYYGLKPVIEFMTFNFSMQAIDHIINSAAKSNYMSAGQISVPIVFRGPNGAAAGVGAQHSQCYAAWFGAIPGLKVLTPYSSEDARGLLKAAIRDPDPVVFLENELLYGESFPVSAEVLDSSFCLPIGKAKIEREGKDVTITAFSKMVGYALQAADILAKDGISAEVINLRSIRPLDRAAINASVRKTNRLVTVEEGFPQHGVGAEICASVLEDSFEYLDAAVERISGADVPMPYAANLERMAVPQVEDIVRAAKRACYRSTALAATA